One genomic window of Eisenibacter elegans DSM 3317 includes the following:
- a CDS encoding aspartyl protease family protein, producing MLWAQENHHAQDYMGFGFKRKGVRYANIEFKQHNNLIVLPVLVEGLQDTLNFVLDTGAGYSIITDTLLGKQLNLPHYRDIAIEDDSGDTILRAYVSNIPQMTIGEEIITRRHSLLVLSEDVLYLSEYAGVKIHGILGYDIFSRFIVKVDYPRRQVVFYNPHYYKQRKDRKTVQIPVEVVGLKPYVSLPVQVKYDDNQAHPLRLLFDIGAGHAISLEKNTHPTIVAPEEAISSYIGTGMGGLIYGQLGRIPAIKVGHYQLEQVIATFPDSLSKRYKSIDRNGSIGYNLLKRFDLTINYVNEWVRLRPNKRFKEPFSYNTSGMYLTAEAPDYNRYKVSYTQVNSPAWLAGLQEGDEIITLDNFKASDLRMSGIYNLLHKKEGKVVSIFIRREGAFYYTEMALNHPLQIK from the coding sequence ATGCTATGGGCACAAGAAAACCATCACGCCCAAGACTACATGGGCTTTGGTTTCAAGCGTAAGGGGGTGCGCTATGCCAATATCGAGTTCAAACAACATAACAACCTGATAGTCCTGCCAGTCCTAGTAGAGGGGCTTCAGGATACGCTCAACTTTGTACTAGATACAGGAGCGGGCTATAGCATCATCACCGATACGTTGTTGGGCAAGCAGCTAAATCTGCCCCATTATCGAGACATTGCCATTGAGGACGATAGCGGCGATACTATCCTAAGAGCTTATGTGTCTAATATCCCACAAATGACCATAGGAGAGGAGATTATTACACGCAGACATAGCCTACTTGTTTTGAGTGAAGATGTACTCTATCTCTCAGAATACGCCGGAGTCAAAATTCACGGCATCTTGGGCTATGACATCTTCAGTCGCTTTATTGTCAAGGTAGACTATCCAAGGAGGCAGGTGGTTTTCTACAACCCCCACTACTACAAACAGCGCAAAGACCGCAAGACAGTGCAAATACCGGTAGAGGTCGTCGGTCTCAAACCCTATGTATCCCTCCCCGTACAAGTAAAATATGATGATAATCAAGCGCATCCACTACGGCTGTTGTTTGATATTGGGGCAGGCCATGCGATTTCGCTCGAAAAAAACACACATCCTACCATTGTAGCGCCCGAAGAAGCTATTAGTTCGTATATAGGTACTGGGATGGGAGGGCTGATTTATGGACAGCTAGGGCGTATTCCAGCAATCAAAGTAGGGCATTATCAACTCGAACAGGTCATCGCTACTTTTCCTGATTCGCTTTCCAAACGGTATAAAAGTATAGACCGCAATGGCAGCATCGGCTACAATTTGCTCAAACGCTTTGACCTAACCATCAATTATGTAAACGAATGGGTGCGCCTACGGCCCAACAAACGATTCAAAGAGCCTTTTAGCTACAATACTAGCGGAATGTATCTTACCGCCGAAGCGCCCGACTATAACCGCTACAAAGTGTCTTACACACAAGTCAACTCCCCGGCTTGGTTGGCAGGCCTACAAGAAGGCGATGAAATCATTACACTTGACAATTTTAAAGCTTCTGACCTAAGGATGAGTGGTATCTACAACCTATTACACAAAAAAGAGGGCAAGGTCGTATCTATCTTTATCAGGCGCGAAGGAGCGTTTTATTATACCGAAATGGCGCTGAATCACCCCTTGCAAATCAAATAA
- a CDS encoding response regulator transcription factor has product MKILLVEDDMRVSSLIQRGLETEGFVLTLAYDGLSAQKLAQSQEFDLVITDVILPQQDGISLCKALRALFPQLPILMLTALGTTDDKVEGFDAGADDYLVKPFEMRELLARIRVLLKRAGTRPQGSTRLQLADLEMNLDAKSVARGSQPIDLTPKEFKLLAYMLQNAGRVLSRSEIAEKVWDTHFDTGTNFIDVYINYLRKKIDKPFDKKLIHTKAGMGFVLKEEA; this is encoded by the coding sequence ATGAAAATACTCTTAGTCGAAGATGATATGCGCGTGTCTTCGCTCATACAGCGAGGCTTAGAAACCGAAGGCTTTGTATTGACCCTAGCCTACGACGGCTTGTCGGCGCAAAAGCTGGCACAAAGCCAAGAGTTTGATTTGGTCATTACAGATGTTATTTTGCCTCAACAAGACGGCATCAGCCTGTGTAAGGCGCTGCGGGCGCTGTTCCCACAACTCCCGATTCTGATGCTGACCGCCTTGGGCACAACCGATGATAAGGTAGAAGGCTTTGATGCCGGAGCAGACGATTACCTCGTCAAACCTTTTGAGATGCGCGAGCTCCTAGCCCGTATCAGGGTCTTGCTCAAGCGCGCTGGTACAAGACCTCAGGGCAGCACACGCCTACAGCTTGCCGACCTAGAGATGAATCTTGATGCCAAGAGCGTCGCCCGAGGCAGCCAACCCATTGACCTCACCCCAAAGGAGTTTAAGCTCCTAGCCTATATGCTTCAAAACGCAGGCAGGGTGCTTTCGCGTAGTGAAATAGCCGAAAAAGTATGGGATACACATTTTGATACCGGAACCAATTTTATCGATGTGTATATCAATTACTTGCGCAAAAAAATAGACAAGCCATTTGATAAAAAACTAATCCATACCAAGGCGGGGATGGGCTTTGTATTGAAAGAAGAAGCATAA
- a CDS encoding MgtC/SapB family protein — protein sequence MMMPISIFALRLAIAFVLGALIGLERQYRQKSAGLRTNTLVSVGAAAFILLSVSLTDNAGDPSRVAGQIVTGIGFLGAGVIMKTGMNVQGLNTAATIWCSAAVGTLAGAGLVAQAVLTAAVIMLAHLGLRPIGIRINRLNFNQEQAEDTGIYYYTFKLRCKEEVENHLRALMLKHIKKDKSLQLRSLKSSDNSTPAYVYVEAQIMSDGNNEQAMEKLAAKLTLEYGVTSITWEVSGQQDSEG from the coding sequence ATGATGATGCCAATCAGCATTTTTGCACTTCGCCTAGCCATCGCATTTGTCTTGGGTGCGTTGATAGGTTTAGAGCGGCAATACCGCCAAAAAAGCGCAGGGTTGCGTACCAATACCTTGGTCTCAGTAGGCGCTGCGGCCTTTATTTTGTTATCGGTTTCATTGACCGACAATGCCGGCGACCCCTCTCGTGTGGCGGGGCAGATTGTAACGGGTATCGGCTTTTTGGGTGCCGGAGTGATTATGAAAACCGGGATGAACGTACAGGGGCTCAATACTGCCGCCACTATCTGGTGTTCGGCAGCCGTAGGGACGCTGGCCGGTGCAGGGCTGGTTGCCCAAGCCGTGTTGACCGCCGCCGTCATTATGCTGGCGCACCTAGGGCTTCGCCCCATAGGCATTCGTATCAACCGCCTGAATTTCAATCAAGAACAGGCCGAAGATACCGGCATCTATTATTATACCTTCAAGCTGCGCTGCAAAGAAGAGGTCGAAAATCATCTGCGCGCCCTGATGCTTAAACATATCAAGAAAGACAAAAGCTTACAACTCCGTTCCCTCAAAAGTAGTGACAACAGCACCCCGGCCTATGTGTATGTAGAGGCGCAGATTATGTCGGATGGGAACAACGAACAGGCGATGGAAAAGCTAGCCGCCAAACTGACCCTCGAATATGGCGTAACGAGTATTACTTGGGAGGTCAGTGGCCAACAAGACTCCGAAGGATGA
- a CDS encoding SulP family inorganic anion transporter encodes MNKYLNLFDLSQKVDYKIEILAGLTVALALVPEAVAFALMANLSPLTGLYAAFMVGLVTSILGGRPGMISGATGAIAIVLITLAKSHGVEYIFATVILAGLLQVSAGVLRLGKFMRLVPHSAVFGFVNGLAIIIFISQFDQFKDASGVWLRGEALYTFTGMVLLAMGIIWGLPKLTKAIPSSLVAILVIFGLVALLGINTKTVGDIASIQGGFPPFHIPQVPFTIETLILIFPYAGIMAGVGLIESLLTLNIIDEITETRGRSNKEAVAQGVANILSGLFSGMGGCAMIGQSLINISSGSRARLSGIVAAVMLLVFIMFGASLVEQLPMAALTGVMIMVAIGTFEWASLRTFNKMPRSDIFVMLMVTFVTVVLHDLAMAVVIGVIISALVFAWDNAKRIRARKHIDQQGVKHYEIYGPLFFASVATFNEKFDPINDPEEVVINFAESRVVDMSAIEALNKITERYHKVGKKVQLKHLSPDCMRLLQNADKIIDVNIVEDPTYKVMVDEWS; translated from the coding sequence ATGAATAAGTATTTAAATCTATTCGACTTATCACAAAAAGTAGACTACAAAATCGAAATACTCGCAGGTCTTACCGTTGCGTTGGCATTGGTTCCTGAAGCTGTCGCGTTTGCCTTGATGGCTAATTTATCTCCACTTACAGGCTTGTATGCCGCCTTTATGGTGGGTTTGGTAACTTCTATACTAGGTGGCCGCCCGGGGATGATTTCTGGCGCTACCGGAGCTATCGCCATCGTATTGATTACTTTAGCCAAGTCGCATGGAGTAGAATATATCTTCGCTACTGTGATTTTAGCCGGTTTACTACAGGTAAGTGCTGGCGTTTTACGTTTAGGTAAGTTTATGCGCCTTGTGCCTCACTCAGCAGTGTTTGGCTTTGTCAACGGTTTGGCTATCATTATTTTTATATCCCAATTTGACCAGTTCAAAGATGCTTCTGGTGTTTGGTTGAGAGGAGAAGCACTGTATACTTTTACGGGGATGGTGCTTTTGGCGATGGGCATCATCTGGGGTTTACCCAAGTTGACCAAGGCCATACCCTCATCTTTGGTAGCTATTTTGGTCATCTTTGGGCTTGTAGCGTTGTTGGGTATCAATACCAAAACGGTAGGTGATATTGCCTCCATACAAGGTGGTTTCCCGCCTTTTCATATTCCCCAAGTTCCTTTTACCATCGAAACGCTCATACTCATCTTTCCATATGCCGGCATTATGGCGGGGGTAGGCCTGATTGAGAGCTTACTGACACTCAATATTATAGATGAAATTACCGAAACCCGAGGCCGCAGCAACAAAGAAGCTGTTGCCCAGGGGGTGGCCAATATTCTATCGGGTCTTTTTTCTGGCATGGGTGGTTGTGCAATGATTGGCCAAAGTCTAATCAATATCTCTTCTGGCTCACGCGCTAGGCTCTCAGGCATTGTGGCCGCAGTGATGCTTTTGGTCTTTATCATGTTTGGTGCCAGTTTGGTAGAGCAACTTCCTATGGCAGCCCTTACCGGCGTGATGATTATGGTGGCTATAGGCACTTTTGAGTGGGCGAGTTTACGTACATTCAATAAGATGCCTCGCTCAGACATTTTCGTGATGTTGATGGTTACCTTTGTAACAGTAGTGTTGCATGACTTGGCTATGGCTGTCGTGATTGGGGTGATTATCTCTGCGTTGGTATTTGCTTGGGATAATGCCAAGCGCATCCGAGCACGTAAACACATCGACCAACAGGGTGTAAAACATTACGAAATCTATGGTCCGTTATTTTTTGCTTCTGTGGCCACATTCAATGAAAAATTTGACCCTATTAATGACCCTGAGGAGGTAGTCATCAATTTTGCTGAAAGCCGTGTAGTGGATATGTCAGCCATTGAAGCTCTCAACAAAATCACAGAACGCTATCATAAGGTTGGCAAAAAGGTACAACTCAAGCACTTAAGCCCCGATTGTATGCGTCTGCTCCAAAACGCCGATAAAATCATTGATGTCAATATCGTAGAAGACCCTACCTACAAAGTAATGGTAGATGAATGGTCGTAA
- a CDS encoding glycosyltransferase, translating to MVDTAHFYNQWTHKLLADYAQANPRAEAAIRFALRYIPPDTSTLLDLGCGLGWSSYCFARHLSQGKVWGIEGSPTLVKTAQHLFPHPRLQLVQASLPPTRALPPMPKADVVVMLDILEHIPQAQRPQLYAWLNTQLSEGGCMLISCPSAIHQAWLRQHRPQGLQPVDEVIDEAVLEEMAAALSAQLQFVAYQHIWQADDYLHACISRKPLKPQASPVLSGIRERQQHLARWYQSQNPRVAVVSPHWQAYSETFIQTQVNGLSGGIHPLYGGHLPTHSSWAGALAHSPSIGQRLLRKLLVKLKWLPNEPETVRAVRRYLQKHRIQVVLAQYGPTGAALLPLCQQLGIPLVVHFHGYDAFTEDILHQNQAQYAQLWLGACKIIVVSKPMQAQLERLGAPKQKLCYNPYGVLPSFAQVIPDYGSPIFLAIGRFVEKKAPYLTLWAFRLVYERVPDARLVFLGDGSLRPMCEHLAAQWGLSEAVRFEGVAAHWQVAAWMARSFCVVQHSITAHHNDQEGMPVALLEAGAAALPVVATNTAGIPEAVIDGKTGFLVTPHDAEVMAEKMLLLYQNRTLAQTMGHAARQHIQTHYTLQMHLERLQSILEEAAALGKVS from the coding sequence ATGGTTGATACTGCACATTTTTATAACCAATGGACACACAAGCTCTTGGCCGACTATGCTCAAGCCAACCCACGGGCAGAAGCGGCTATTCGGTTTGCGTTGCGCTATATTCCTCCCGACACCTCCACCCTGCTGGATTTGGGTTGTGGATTGGGCTGGAGCAGCTATTGTTTTGCCAGGCACCTGTCCCAAGGCAAGGTTTGGGGCATCGAAGGTAGCCCTACGTTGGTAAAAACAGCCCAACACTTATTCCCCCACCCACGCCTTCAATTGGTGCAAGCCTCTCTACCACCAACAAGGGCGTTACCCCCTATGCCCAAGGCCGATGTAGTGGTGATGTTGGACATACTCGAACACATTCCCCAAGCCCAACGTCCACAGCTTTACGCTTGGCTCAATACACAGTTGAGTGAGGGTGGCTGTATGTTGATTAGCTGCCCCAGCGCCATACATCAGGCTTGGCTGCGGCAACATCGTCCGCAGGGCTTGCAGCCTGTAGATGAGGTGATTGACGAGGCCGTACTGGAAGAAATGGCCGCTGCCCTTAGTGCACAGCTACAGTTTGTGGCCTATCAACATATTTGGCAAGCTGATGATTACCTCCACGCCTGTATCAGCCGCAAACCGCTAAAGCCACAAGCATCTCCGGTTTTGTCCGGTATCCGTGAGCGTCAACAGCACCTAGCCCGCTGGTATCAGTCGCAAAACCCGCGTGTGGCCGTGGTCAGCCCTCATTGGCAGGCTTATTCCGAAACATTTATCCAAACGCAAGTCAATGGGCTTTCGGGGGGTATTCATCCACTTTATGGCGGACACCTGCCTACACACAGCTCTTGGGCAGGCGCTTTGGCACATTCCCCAAGCATTGGACAGCGGCTCTTACGCAAACTGCTGGTCAAACTCAAATGGCTACCCAACGAGCCGGAAACGGTACGGGCAGTACGTCGTTATTTGCAAAAACATCGCATTCAGGTAGTGCTGGCGCAATATGGGCCTACAGGGGCTGCACTACTCCCCCTCTGCCAACAATTGGGTATCCCCTTGGTGGTTCATTTTCACGGATATGATGCCTTCACGGAAGACATTTTGCACCAAAACCAAGCGCAGTATGCGCAGCTGTGGCTGGGGGCTTGCAAAATTATCGTGGTTTCGAAGCCGATGCAAGCCCAGCTGGAGCGCCTGGGTGCTCCAAAGCAAAAACTCTGTTACAACCCTTATGGAGTACTGCCCTCTTTTGCACAAGTCATACCCGATTATGGTTCTCCTATCTTTCTGGCCATAGGGCGTTTTGTGGAGAAAAAAGCGCCCTACCTTACCCTGTGGGCTTTTAGATTGGTGTATGAGCGTGTGCCCGACGCTCGACTCGTGTTCTTGGGGGATGGCTCGCTGAGGCCTATGTGTGAACACCTAGCAGCTCAATGGGGTTTGTCAGAGGCGGTGCGGTTTGAGGGGGTGGCGGCTCATTGGCAGGTGGCTGCATGGATGGCACGCAGCTTTTGTGTTGTCCAGCATTCCATTACGGCTCACCACAACGACCAAGAAGGGATGCCGGTGGCGCTGCTCGAAGCCGGTGCCGCCGCCTTGCCAGTGGTAGCAACGAATACCGCAGGGATTCCAGAGGCTGTTATAGACGGCAAGACAGGGTTTTTGGTTACGCCTCACGACGCTGAGGTGATGGCCGAGAAAATGCTTTTGCTCTACCAAAACCGCACCTTGGCGCAAACAATGGGGCACGCAGCTAGGCAACATATCCAAACACACTATACGCTCCAGATGCATCTGGAGCGCTTACAAAGCATTTTGGAAGAGGCCGCTGCCTTGGGGAAAGTATCGTAA
- a CDS encoding S41 family peptidase codes for MMYQRLFLSWLCLFWAGTVLQAQEAGTNWFRSSAISPDGQTIAFAYQGDLFLVPAAGGDAVPLTLHEAHDFMPVWSPDGQYIAFASDRFGNFDVFVMPAKGGAATRLTFHSNPEYPYSFSADGQYVIFGGQRQDAVSHRQYPTSSQPELYQVPLTGGRVSQVWTVPAEDVQVSKDGKKMVYHDKKGSENTWRKYHQSAITRDIWLYEQGQEKHTQLTTFAGEDRSPLFDVDDQSIYYLSEESGSFNVHRLELSNPGQRQQITQFNTHPVRYLSIARNTGTLCFSYDGDLYTLAKGGQPQRVDIRLNFDSKRNQTQIVPISGNVREFAVSPNGKEIAYVVRGEVFVSTTDGNMTKRITNTPEQERFVSFSPDGNSLLFAREGQKGWQIIQVQKTRKEEPYFYAATTLKEERLVSDAPDAYMPQYSPDGKAIAYIENRRSLKVYQLASKKSQTLLSPDELFYMGDGDQYFTWSPDSRWILAEYRPVMHNGEVVLLAADGSQKMRNLTQSGYADFSPKWVNEGKQMLWFSTRDGLRSYANSGSKQADAYMLFFDQAAWDRFNLSKEDLALLKELEEKEKKEREQSKDKKDKKEDKDEVKPLVFDFEGLADRKARLTVHSSSLGDAVLSKDGEKLFYLARFEKGYNLWSTNLRTKETKMELALDAGYGSLAWDKEMKTLFLLADGRLSKINPEGFKRESINIQSELNLDVAAERRVMFEHVWSRNQTMFYISDMHGADWEALGKAYGAKVPAIGSGYDFAELLSEMLGELNVSHAGSSYIASSTNGDNTASLGILMDYDYTGEGIRIAEVLRGGPLDKANSPIKAGMIIETIDGETIGNNQDIAKLLNRKAGQLVLIEVAQPGSKNKQQITLKPITLAEENRLLYRRWVRQNQEEVARLSNGQLGYVHIPGMSDGPYRNVYEEVMGKFHDTKGIIIDTRFNGGGDLVADLAMFLTGEQFLDYAIESRSVGYEPNFRWTKPSVAMVNEANYSDGHCFACGYQDLGIGKMIGMPVPGTCSFAGWELLQDGATRWGSVPVSAKNKKGEWLENNQTVPDIVLKNEPHRISKGQDQQLERAIEELMKVIN; via the coding sequence ATGATGTACCAACGATTATTCCTCTCGTGGCTCTGTCTTTTTTGGGCGGGCACGGTATTACAAGCCCAAGAGGCGGGCACGAACTGGTTCCGTTCTTCGGCCATCTCTCCTGATGGGCAGACCATCGCCTTTGCCTACCAAGGCGACTTGTTTTTAGTCCCCGCAGCGGGGGGCGATGCCGTGCCGCTGACCCTCCACGAAGCCCATGATTTTATGCCTGTTTGGTCGCCCGATGGGCAATACATCGCCTTTGCCTCTGACCGTTTCGGCAATTTCGACGTATTTGTGATGCCCGCCAAGGGGGGCGCAGCTACCCGTCTGACCTTCCACTCCAACCCAGAGTACCCCTATAGCTTCAGCGCCGATGGACAATACGTGATTTTCGGCGGGCAGCGTCAGGATGCGGTTAGCCACCGACAGTACCCCACCAGCTCACAGCCCGAGCTGTACCAAGTACCCCTCACCGGCGGGCGCGTGTCGCAGGTCTGGACAGTGCCCGCCGAGGACGTTCAGGTCAGCAAAGACGGCAAGAAGATGGTCTACCACGACAAGAAAGGCAGCGAAAACACCTGGCGCAAGTACCACCAGTCGGCCATCACCCGCGACATCTGGCTCTATGAGCAGGGGCAAGAAAAGCATACCCAGTTGACCACCTTTGCCGGCGAAGACCGCAGCCCGCTTTTTGATGTAGACGACCAAAGCATCTACTACCTCAGCGAGGAGAGTGGCTCTTTCAACGTACACCGGCTTGAGCTCAGCAACCCCGGCCAGCGGCAGCAAATCACCCAGTTCAACACGCACCCCGTACGCTACCTCAGCATTGCCCGCAACACGGGCACCCTCTGCTTCAGCTACGATGGCGACCTCTACACCCTTGCCAAGGGGGGGCAGCCGCAGCGGGTAGATATCCGCCTCAACTTTGATAGCAAGCGCAACCAAACCCAAATTGTACCCATTTCGGGCAATGTACGCGAGTTTGCCGTATCGCCCAATGGCAAAGAGATTGCCTATGTGGTGCGTGGGGAGGTTTTTGTATCGACTACTGACGGCAATATGACCAAACGCATCACCAATACGCCCGAACAGGAACGCTTTGTGAGCTTCTCGCCCGATGGCAACAGCCTGCTTTTTGCCCGCGAAGGCCAAAAGGGTTGGCAAATCATTCAGGTACAAAAGACCCGCAAAGAGGAACCTTATTTTTATGCCGCTACCACGCTCAAAGAAGAGCGTTTGGTGAGTGATGCCCCCGATGCATATATGCCTCAATACTCGCCCGATGGTAAGGCGATTGCCTATATCGAAAACCGCCGTTCACTCAAAGTCTATCAGCTGGCCAGCAAAAAAAGCCAGACCTTGCTCAGCCCCGACGAGCTGTTTTATATGGGCGACGGCGACCAATACTTCACTTGGAGTCCTGATAGCCGCTGGATTCTGGCAGAATACCGCCCCGTGATGCACAACGGCGAAGTGGTGTTGTTGGCTGCCGACGGCTCCCAAAAAATGCGCAACCTCACCCAAAGCGGATATGCTGATTTTAGCCCTAAGTGGGTCAATGAGGGCAAACAAATGCTTTGGTTCAGCACCCGCGACGGCTTGCGCAGCTATGCCAACAGTGGCAGCAAACAGGCCGATGCCTATATGCTCTTTTTTGACCAAGCGGCGTGGGACAGGTTTAACCTAAGTAAGGAAGATTTGGCCTTGCTCAAAGAGCTGGAAGAGAAAGAGAAAAAAGAACGCGAACAATCGAAGGACAAAAAAGACAAGAAAGAAGACAAAGACGAGGTCAAACCACTGGTGTTTGACTTTGAAGGTTTGGCAGACCGCAAGGCACGATTGACCGTGCACTCCTCATCGTTAGGAGATGCGGTGCTCTCCAAAGACGGGGAGAAGCTCTTTTACCTCGCTAGGTTTGAGAAAGGGTACAACCTCTGGAGCACCAACCTGCGTACCAAGGAAACCAAGATGGAACTGGCGCTCGATGCGGGCTATGGCAGCCTAGCTTGGGATAAGGAGATGAAAACACTCTTCTTGCTGGCCGATGGGCGTTTGTCCAAAATCAATCCGGAGGGTTTCAAACGCGAAAGCATCAATATCCAAAGTGAGCTCAACCTCGATGTGGCGGCGGAGCGGCGGGTGATGTTTGAGCACGTCTGGAGCCGCAATCAGACGATGTTCTACATCTCCGATATGCACGGCGCCGATTGGGAGGCGCTGGGCAAAGCCTATGGAGCCAAAGTACCGGCCATCGGGTCAGGCTACGATTTTGCCGAGCTGCTCTCCGAAATGCTGGGCGAGCTGAATGTGTCGCACGCAGGGTCAAGCTATATCGCTTCCAGCACCAACGGCGACAACACGGCTTCACTGGGTATTTTGATGGACTATGATTATACCGGCGAGGGTATCCGCATTGCCGAGGTGTTGCGCGGTGGACCACTCGACAAGGCCAACAGCCCCATCAAAGCCGGGATGATCATCGAAACCATCGACGGCGAAACCATTGGCAACAACCAAGATATTGCCAAGTTGCTCAACCGCAAGGCCGGACAGCTAGTCTTGATAGAGGTGGCGCAGCCCGGCAGCAAAAACAAACAACAAATCACCCTCAAACCCATTACCCTAGCCGAAGAAAATCGCCTGCTCTACCGACGTTGGGTTCGCCAAAACCAAGAAGAGGTCGCCCGATTGAGCAATGGCCAACTGGGCTATGTACACATCCCCGGAATGAGCGACGGCCCTTACCGCAATGTGTATGAAGAGGTGATGGGCAAATTCCACGATACCAAGGGCATCATCATCGACACGCGCTTCAACGGTGGCGGCGACCTTGTCGCTGACTTGGCTATGTTCCTCACCGGAGAGCAGTTTTTGGACTATGCCATCGAAAGCCGCTCTGTAGGCTATGAGCCAAACTTCCGCTGGACAAAGCCCTCCGTGGCGATGGTCAATGAAGCCAACTACAGCGATGGGCATTGCTTTGCCTGCGGCTATCAAGACTTGGGCATCGGCAAGATGATCGGGATGCCCGTGCCGGGCACGTGTAGCTTCGCCGGATGGGAGTTGCTGCAAGATGGCGCCACCCGATGGGGCTCGGTACCTGTCAGTGCCAAAAACAAAAAAGGCGAGTGGCTCGAAAACAACCAAACCGTACCCGATATTGTCCTCAAAAACGAACCCCACCGCATCAGCAAAGGACAAGACCAACAGCTGGAGCGTGCTATTGAAGAACTGATGAAGGTGATAAACTAA
- a CDS encoding glycosyltransferase family 2 protein: protein MPKVSVLMPTYNGEAYIVEAIESIRMQTFQDWELIVVDDGSRDNTAAQVAKFIQTDNRIRLIQFAENQGIPFARNAAVAAAGGLYLANLDSDDVALPQRLEMQVSFLDTHPEVGVCGAGMGCLTTGKLAFPAYHSHEAICAQLLFGSPIPNSSAMMRANLLVPSVPAYDASFALAQDYDLWERLSTQTRLHNLTEVLVYRRLHAQNSSTQNGSLLQHHTDRIWQRQLQGLGLTPTPSALALHRQIVGDGLVDLAHLQAVDEWLTLLWEANQVRQRYPEPAFEHQLAQIWLRHFAGQTRLGLPYRRLFTQSRWSQYPTYGAWQRLKFWVKTVLQQP from the coding sequence ATGCCTAAAGTATCTGTATTAATGCCTACCTACAACGGCGAAGCATACATTGTCGAAGCTATCGAGAGCATCCGTATGCAAACCTTTCAGGACTGGGAGCTGATTGTGGTCGATGATGGGTCGAGGGACAACACAGCCGCCCAAGTGGCCAAATTTATACAAACAGACAACCGAATTCGACTCATTCAGTTTGCCGAAAACCAAGGTATTCCTTTTGCCCGAAATGCCGCCGTGGCGGCAGCTGGCGGCCTGTATTTGGCCAATCTAGATAGTGATGATGTAGCCTTGCCACAAAGGCTCGAAATGCAGGTCAGTTTTCTTGACACACATCCCGAAGTAGGTGTTTGTGGGGCTGGAATGGGCTGCCTCACCACAGGTAAGTTGGCCTTTCCGGCCTACCACAGCCACGAGGCAATTTGCGCGCAGCTCTTGTTTGGTTCACCCATTCCCAACAGCAGCGCGATGATGCGTGCCAATTTGTTGGTGCCTTCTGTGCCGGCTTATGATGCTTCTTTTGCCCTAGCACAAGACTACGACCTATGGGAGCGGCTTTCAACTCAAACCCGTCTGCATAATTTGACAGAGGTGTTGGTGTATCGGCGGCTACATGCCCAAAACAGTTCTACACAGAATGGCTCTCTATTACAGCACCACACCGACCGCATCTGGCAGCGGCAATTGCAGGGGCTGGGCTTGACTCCCACCCCCTCAGCGTTGGCACTTCACCGGCAGATAGTGGGCGATGGTCTAGTCGATTTGGCACATCTACAAGCGGTCGATGAGTGGCTGACACTGCTTTGGGAGGCCAACCAAGTCCGGCAACGCTATCCGGAGCCGGCCTTTGAACACCAACTAGCCCAAATTTGGCTACGCCATTTCGCCGGACAGACTCGCTTGGGCTTGCCCTACAGGCGCTTGTTTACCCAATCACGCTGGAGCCAATACCCCACCTATGGCGCTTGGCAGCGGCTGAAGTTTTGGGTAAAAACAGTCTTACAACAGCCCTGA